The genome window ACTGGATGGCACAGTTTTAATTTATGgcattctgtctgtgtgtaacactcacacacatagtAACTAAATGAAAGATTGAGTTACTTACTACAGCGGTCCTTAATAAagacttaccttaaacaggcttcttgcagtctgatgggttgtctggatctcaggtagggtagacaggcttcacaaacagcatctaggtctgcttcagctgagaaaaccaaacacaggacatttttactatattttattcatataaaaattgtaatacttttaccttttatccagaaattacaacagaaatcaacttgaaaaagaaaataaaacgaATAAAATGCAAGCCAAGTTAATTTCACGGATTAATCACAGCGgcagaatacagtttgagctcggtgcctggtcttcgggtggatcactccctgcaaatatgtactcataaaactccaggagcatacaggtggatgctggggtggtggatgggctgaaacagcaggcagtggtgcagcaggatgtgaggaaagtggggcacgttacatgtccagctccaggcttggctccatacatggttacagttgtgaatgcttcttttctgattatgtccagtgcgtgcacataatgacacttttatgggttaaaaacaaaaacacgtcataactacctgtggatgctggctgagcctctgaaggttgagtgatatgtcattaagcaggtagtcagagttctcattgatcagttccttgagggaagcgtatccacagaccttattgatgttcatatggagctcagcgccgcctggctgaccagcagcgtctcctcaccagctttctccagcacaggatacagccaggtcgtcaacaagggacggaaatcgcggcccagcgcctcagcacagcaggcgaaggcctccagttggatgcacagctgacagatgttgctgttgagctggtggatcgtggatgcagatgttgatgatgaaggaatcacttggagagagccggcatcactgttgcatatggagaggagtctggatggactgagcagctacgcaaagagacaaaacacatgttaatgcactgctttttagccacttttacacatgcactgcagctctgAAGTTTTCAAGATATTATCCATGCAAGTGAGAACGCAAATGTCTGACACAGTAACATCAGACATTAAACAGCCTTTAgccttcctgctcctgaaagCCTGTATTATATCTGACTGTGCTCATGTAGGGACAGCACAGATCAGCCTTTCTCAAAGTCAAGAGTGGGGCCAATTTAGGAtcttcactcaaatttaaaatacaagggaaactgatgtatttccttacataaaaaaacaacacatgctgttatAAAATGCTCATCCTACGCAGTCATATGCAAAGTGTTAAAATCAGTGTGTGATCCACCTGCCACTAAGAGATATTATTTCTCTTTGGTAGATGGAAAAATAATCAAACTCACTGTCAGTAGCTACAACAGCACATTTGTTATAATATGATGAATCAAGCATTTAGATATTAAATAGTATTGAGGGAGACAGGATCAAATACAGTGAGGCATCTCGGGTGGGCAGAGCCCTGATTCAGTAGGGTGAATAAGGGATCTCGTCTCCTCCGTACTTAATGAGTGTGGTGTACCTGTCAGTCATGTCTGGCACATAAGACCCAGGTAGGTCCATCATGGTTGTCAAGATATTGCTTCTTGGGCTTCCCGTCTGGGTCCTTcaggagaaaataaaaactgttaccTAAATATCAACACTTTGGTTACATTATTGTGTGGTCCACGTTCATGCGCTCACAGTGATCTGCACTGCCAGCAGTCCCTCACCTGCATCTTTGCCATCAATGTTGAACTTCACTGGCAGAGAGCTGGGCACTCCAGTGGTTTTAAGGCCGGATCCACTTGCacgcaccttgctggcatcatgggtgggcagcaccttcaccttgtaagggtgacaaaaggaagagaagaacaacagctcacaaatgaaaggagctcatttacagaacccagtaaaccacacaaagacttttccatttttaaagctggccagagtgcaacaatgtaacatgtaacacctagaaggttcagatggttgcagtacttgctcatttggatcaaaagtttgggggaaaatctttcattaaatcaagtgattgtaatgctcttgcttccgtgtgtagttaaccatctatcatttagatgtttcattagcagcctgatgaaattagctgtggcgttagcccacttcagccatccaaacagatgaccatctaaggtgaattatgcagatcactagcacagtacacagattaccacttcttattccagccagactgttgttacttcattctatcatgcagtaacaacaaagattattcctactggcttttaaaatgtgcttcttctattctagaaaacaaaaacatgttatcacaggcttttgttttttcaatgacatttgtgttggctgtgtcagttgcaggcaaacatttatcataatggttagatattaggaaatagcttaaaatcagtgcatatttaactgttacactgccttaatgttgcctgcatgggatctcctcatcagcatatgactgtaccctggatgatgatatgtgaggagcttgaacttgattcgctaacagaaactaatttagctagcttagcacacatgtcttgtggcaagatatatgcacctaaatgctttaagtcattggctgttctgcaaATTCCaccaacctgcaactttgtgagctgactgttcgggatttttctgtttagacaacaaaagaaagaaaaagatctacagattcaggcatTTCCTTGCCTGTGGTAGTCgcgtagaatgacgtcactgacatggTCTAAGTTgaaacaaactttctcaaacaaaaaaaaacaaaacaaaacaaaaaaagaagaagtgagtcggcgtgtcactttaccgagcaccatacatgttttgcctcacattaaaattattatttttccttttcaaaataaTTTGTCTTCAGAGAAGTCAAATATATCAATTTGCACGAATTCCACGGCCCGGCAGGTGGCGCAGAGCACTTGCCGCCCGCCCTGGCAGCTTGAAGCACAGACAGGCGATGGTTCGATTCTCACTCAATCACTCATGGCGACTCCTGTCTGGAGCTTCGGCCTGCTAGGGGATTCCTGGTCTGCGCACGGAATCcgaccttttttttcttttctgtttttctttttttcgggGTGTTGGGGCCTTATTTATAAAGCTGGGACTATCTcccttgtcatggctaccaacaaCAACGCCAGCTTGGGGGAGAGCAGAGACCCGATAAGCACAGACTCATTCATCCTTTATCCACtttcttttcactgctgctgctgctgtgggaaaCGCTGGGACTTGTGTGGCTATGCagttttgccttgttgggaccAGTCTTGAATTTACAcattgataagtgaagactggatgtttAGTGAccagagctgggataatctggacagaatctgcagcctgcctctccaaatcagaaatggctttagatctgacgctagcagacaggcatgcatgtctcagggtgattacacacaacacattgtgattaatcacacacatttgtatacattttattcacaagatttaaaaaaaaaaagaaaaagaaaaccactatacaaatgtgtttttgtgacaggctgctagtaacaagtgcttaaagatttaaaattggttctttgccaagttttctgttatgtgcacacacattccttgacttaggcGCTTTTAATTCTCCAATAATGGTCAGTGcaaagtgtttacacaaacaaaaaacaaaaccaattttaatctttttttcaaATCGGGCTTagaagaaacagctgcgctTCACTAGCACACTGAGGCATTTGGCAGTCTTGTCCATCCAAGGTGGCTGAGAGCATTAGGCAGGTAAGTACTGCAGATCTCTCCAGGAAAGCTACTgtggaaataaaagaaattattttactgctgtaaaCACTGAGTTGAATTAACAGAGAATTGAATAATCAAACCTTTTACTTTGTTAAATCTCACAAAAATTTGTCTTTTGAACAAATTGTTGTTTTAGTTAACGACCTCGGGTGAAACCAACTCTGGTCAGCTGTACAGAAACgatcaaaataaacaaacagactCTTCAAATGAGAAATGTCAAAGTAAATTGAGTTTTATAGCACATTTAACACATCAACCAATGCGActaaaaggtaataagagagatgtacTGCTCCAGCTGTGTATTGCTAGCTGTAGGGAGGCTTTTTATCTTGTTTACAGCATCTCTCCTGAGCAGGAAGCTCTGCCAGCCCAGCTGGGCTCTGAGCCAGACGTTATAGTACGAGTGGACCAAGATGATGGTGCTTCCCATCACACTCCACTCGCCAAATACAGTCTCTGATACACCATAGCACACCACGCACACCGCAACCTGGTGAGGTAACAAATCACTGACAGTGAGGCAGAGACAGTGCTGATGCATTACATGACAGtgtctgtttacagtcagaactTAGCAAagagttggtgtgtgtgtgtgtgtgtgtgtgtgacacatagCAGAAACTCCAGCAATCTGTAGCTCCCATTTACACAATATATGACTTCATCCATGTTCTACACTGGAGCTGTACGAAACTCCTCCACCATGAAGAGAACAACAGATCAACAGAGTGCCAAGCACCTGGCGGTAGAGTGTTTCAGAGTTATTATGgaattaaaaacaagcaaatatacatgtttaattattattgggCTGAACTGTTTGGGTAGAGCAAGtttaaactatttaatttaACGTTTTTGCACACTGCGATGCGGTTGTGTGTTACCTGGAGAGAGGTGAGGattgaggaggagatgatgatgagaagcCAGAAGTCCATGTGGAAGAACTGGCAGATCATATAAGCCATGTACGCTGGAAAGATCAGcaggaagagacagagagaaactgcACGGAAGTGCTTCCACAAACTCCTACGGGACGGGCagcaaaaccagcatatgaGAAAGCAGGCAGGTTGATAGCAGGCTTTGCAAACACACTTTCAGTCAGATTGATGTCAAAAAGACAAACTGCCTGTTTAGGAATGAAGAAAGAAGGACAGTACACCGTAGTATTACTTAATTTATGATGTTAGCATGAGTTGTACTGATGACCATAGATAATGAATTCTGTGATAATTAACTAACTGCCCATAGTTATTAATAGTTGTTTAtgatcagtaaaaataaaacaaacagtgggacacagagttttcttaaaaataaacacatgaaaaaagtcTTTGGTATATTATCTTAGTTGCCTCTAGATGCTCCCAGGGCTAGGACTATAGGATCAGCTATCTCCAGCATGGACTGCAGGATGGAAGCAGCAACAATAAAGAGGACGATAGAGAGGAGGAAGGCTCTGTGGATGACCTGCAGCTCAATGAGGCCAGTTTGGACAGCAAGGATTAGCAAGGTGATAGCTTCAGTCATCCCCCtgcacagagaggaaacacattAGAGTTGACACACCACACAATTATATGCCTTGGCTTGCATTCAAGTTGGAGATCATATACACGTTTATCCAGACTTGACCTTTGGGTATACAATGTCAATTATTTTATCCTATTAGACAGTTGTGTGAAATGCAGACATCCTTAAAGAATAGTTCTAGATATGTGTGTTTCCACACGAAGAGAGGTtgaaacagactaaactaacacacacgtgtgtgtgtgtgtgtgcatgtgtgcacgtgtgtgtgcgcgtgagtACAAAGCTAAAGCACGAAAATGAGTGCGAGTGTTTGCGGATGGCACGTTATCTAAACACGGTGAAACAGCaaagtcagagaagaagaacaagcacCACAGCTAGCTCTGCGAGCCTGCTGCAGTGtgaaatgacacatttgtgGGCGCTTCCCATGGTGGcggcatgaaaagaagaaaaggagaaaggatggatgagttggtgcttagcggtgttgtgctaaaaaaatgatcgtcttccaaaaaccgatcgctcgtatttaaactgctataataacttgttggtctataatatgtgaaacatatatcaaatgtatccttcatggatgaaatcaagtcatcttgagccacaaacaacattcctataacaaggtagaagctgcaaagagtttttggtagtgacttttatatatgctttatttatctagttccaaaaatgtggttgacgttaaaaaaaaaagtgtttgttagttttttaaaaagcgtaatctgtgcaagaggacagcagatgttgcaagaaatctaag of Oreochromis niloticus isolate F11D_XX unplaced genomic scaffold, O_niloticus_UMD_NMBU tig00008362_pilon, whole genome shotgun sequence contains these proteins:
- the LOC109198359 gene encoding uncharacterized protein LOC109198359 isoform X2 → MVPPRPAGFQAGIRVAGRLWGMTEAITLLILAVQTGLIELQEFVEALPCSFSLSLPADLSSVHGLYDLPVLPHGLLASHHHLLLNPHLSPGCGVRGVLWCIRDCIWRVECDGKHHHLGPLVL
- the LOC109198359 gene encoding uncharacterized protein LOC109198359 isoform X1 is translated as MVPPRPAGFQAGIRVAGRLWGMTEAITLLILAVQTGLIELQEFVEALPCSFSLSLPADLSSVHGLYDLPVLPHGLLASHHHLLLNPHLSPGAWHSVDLLFSSWWRSFVQLQCRTWMKSYIVLRCAWCAMVYQRLYLASGV